GATGAAACGGGTTTCATCCAAGGCAGTGAATTCTTTTAGGCGTTTTTACGCGTTAGAATAGGAACCTGCACATCGGTCTTTTCCATTTTTGCTGTCGTATGTTTTCATGGAAAGCGTCACAGTTAATATCGCCGTGGAGTCATGGCACGGAGTTTAGACAGTGGGACGAAACTGGAATTTGGAGAGATGTGAGCTGGTGTATCATCTAACTTTAAAGCAAACGaagtgtaaataaataattaatttgccAACACTGAAAATTGCGAAGAAGAACCATGTTTACAATACCGCCGCAAGGAAATATCCTCTGCGTACGGATCCGTTCGCTACGTAAGATATCTATATGCATTTAACATAACGtacaatttatttatattttataaaacgGCACACTAAAGTGTTTTGTTGAGTGCATTTTCATGTATACGAAAATATGTGCTATCCGAGGCCTACTTCATTttcaaaaatatgcaaattataTATTAACAAAGACGGCGTAACAATGGCGCAAATATACCTTTTCGTGTCCTAGCGCCGAAAGAATTTTATTCCTCGCATTATGCGCAAACTAGATTTTCCCATccatataatttattttaagtAACTAATGCAGGTAGTTAGCACTGTTATTAAATTACTGAATGTGTAATCAGAATATGAAACTAGCTTATAGCTATGGGGAATCCTCTTACCATTTTACAATAGGCTATTGGAAAGTACAGTTGTCTAAATATTTACAACTTGCACCCCTTCGTAGCAATGTGCTACTCAACCTTACACCGTACTTATATGAAGGGTTAACAGATATTATTATCATACTCCATGGCGTTAATTATTTATCATAAGGCCAAAtatattcaaataaaataaaataagcgtTCGTTACAAAAAAATCGATAGGAAGTAGctgtaaaattaaattttaaatattttaaaaatctttttaagAAGATTTGTGGGCTTCATATGTcagttgaaaaataaaatttgtttGAATCACTTTTAATCTTTTCGTTTGTATTTAACTGCTTTGATTTCATATTGATTGCTCTTTACGTGTATGCACAAACATTAGCATTTTACGTTAGAGCAAACTATTAACTGATTTTAAGGTTAATTATTATTTCATCAAACGTGCTCACGATATTACCACGAACTTTCTGTTTATTCCCTTTTCTTAATGGCATTATTGTCATAATTGTTGGTATCATTTAGCAGTGTAGATTTTAGGAGGTGGGCGTGTGGGTCGGCTTGGAAGGAAATCGTCGCGTTCTGATCATACTTCTCTGTTTTAATGTAACCGAGTTTCTATGTTACGGTTGTTTCATTCAGTTCACTACGTGAACCAACCACGATTTCTTTTGCGAAGTAGAGTTGAAAAAGAAATCAACGTAACTTCCCGGGTAATCATTGGTAATCATTGATTCACGTTAATACCAATTTTGCCTTCACTCTTCCAAAAAGGCATTTAAGGTCGGTAACgatttttgtacaagttttaAAGGAAATCTTACCTGACGAAGGCCTGTCGGAATATCTAGTACAGTACACCCAGGCTGGCCACAGCATGGGCTGGCTGGAAGGTGTTGTGGAGCTGGCTTGGGAACTATCCGAGTCCGAGCTTAGGCACTGGTCCCCACTACCTACGCGAGGTTTCGCGTTCTGATCGACGGCAATGTCAGCCTTCTTTGCCCCTCCAACCGGAGGAGAGTTGGAGGTCCCTTCTCCCGCTATAGTCCCTCCTACCTGGCCCGTTCCGGGGGCCGAGGGGCTGTTATCCTCTCTTCGCGAAACATTGCTCTCGTCCAACGCGCCTTCTTTTCTGCGCCCGAAGTCCGGCCGTAAAATGTTATCAATGAAAAAGTTTGTGATTCGGTGCGGCAGCTGCAGGTTCCCCGGTGCCTGTAAAAGGGGGATAATAGCTCTGTTGGACTCATCACCCGACTCCTGACGCTCcgcttctctgttgctgtgatCATTTTCTTCCATACTGATACACTTTCCAATTTTCTTTCTTTAACCCCTTTATTGCTTTTCCAGACCAAAGTGTTCAAATTCCAAATTTAGGGTGCCTCCgttaagttttatttttaatttttcttgcTTCCGTAAAACAGTATAATGAAATTTAAAGGGGAGAAGTATCCTTCAAATTCTGAACGCTTTTAAACACCGGGTGCCCCTTTCTTGTGTTCACAAAGAAAAATCATAGTTTTGTTCATCAATTCCAGCTGGGCTATCCTCTATTTTTCTGCTTTATAAATACCATTTGGGGAGCCAATTTAGCATGATCCGTTTCTGAGTCAGTCCACCAGTGGTGCTTCAATTACTAGACTAAGGATAAATAAAGACGCGCTAAGTGATCCTGAAATACTTTCACTCTGGATTTTTGTTCTTATTTTTAATACGAGTCCCTCGGGTGACGTTGCAGTCCGGTATCCTAGACACGTGCCTTTGACCAATGGGAAGGGAGGGTTTTTACCACATGACACTAGCTCGCGAGTAAATGACAGCACTCAGCCTCGCCTGTACTACTCTTTTAAAGTGACAGAGCTCTTTTGATACGGAGCGGGCGTTTAAGCGTGGTGTGCGCTTGTTTATTAAACTGAGCCACGGAATGTATTTCAGGTATATTTATACCAGTTGCAAAATGTTGATCGGCCTACTTGACAATAAAAATAAGTATTGTATAtccaaaaaaaatcacttcGCACCCCTGAAATGCTTAGTGAATAGGACGAGGAGCACCTTGCGAAACCGAACCAGAGTGAGGACACTCAGGCGCGTTTGCGTAAAAAAAATGCTGGCTCTGATGTGCTGTTTCAAAGCCAAATACAGCATTTTCGCAAGAGTGTACACAGAGTTTTCTGGCAGGAGGTACGCCCGAATTACGTAAATTCCCAGCAACGTGCGGCCGTTGTAAGCGATGAGCGGAGGTTTGTGGGAAAACTGTGATACGACAGAATATGCTGGACACAGTTCTTCGATAATTCattcactgaaaaaaatattctaGATTTATACGCTTTAAATACTACGCTGCAGAAGCGTTGCGGGGGAGCCGATTACTcccaagtcttttttttttatcaaataaCGATAGCAGGGGGCACACCTAGTATATATGGATATAAATAATGAGGCAAACCGTAACTGTCTTCTGCCGATCTAATGGACTATTGCTGAAGCTTCTTCAGCGATGCTCGTTTAGTTCACCTATTGTTGGCTAAGCAAATTCAGACTCGGCAGACTGTGGTCTTTCTCTCCTCTGCCACCTTGCAGTGCGAAGGACATTCCCCAAATGCAGGGGGAATCTTCGGGCTGTTTGATCTAATAGTGAGGAGGGGGTCGGCGTGGAAAAAGGAGGCCGGTGCCGCTTTAAAAGAAATCAGTGATGCAAACAAACTGTTGTGTTACGGATACACATGGTACCGAGCAGCGCCaaagacaaaacaaacagcaactAGTATACGGGGACTTGAGTTTGGGCGCCAGCGTTTCTCTGCCTTCAGAAAATGATAATGGTGCATATAACATATGATGAACAAATTCATGAGCATGCCGTTTGAAATTATCAGGGCGTATAACCAAATTTaatatgtatgcatgcatgaattcatgttatttgtttaattgtgaTGTAAAATTGCTTCCAGTAGAGATCACAAGAAGTAAAGGGGATTTGATGATGGCTACAGCACAGCATTTCCACAGTAATGATTGGTAGGAGAGAATGTGTTACCCTTGTTAAAATGTCAGCGGTCTATAAATCTACACCTCCATAAGTATTATAAACTGTGTTTGAAACATCCAAGGGCTTCGTTATTAAACGTTTAACGTTTTATCTTTCATCAAACACAATGTAGACAAATTGCTTTGTAGATTAAGGGTACAAATCCTATAGCGCGATACACGCATTGTGCTGTGAAAAACGATGCACGAGCTTGTTAACGTGCCGGCGCTCCTGCCATCTGTTTTGAAACTATCCTCCTGCAAAAGTTTGAATGACTTATGTAGATGTTTAGCAGTGTAGCTGCAATGTAACTGCCACTCAAAGACAGGAAAGAACTGTTAAGGTGACTCCCAAATGTCATCTTCTAGGAAACACAACTGCCCAATGGCGCTCAGGAAACTGTAATTAAGCCTCCTTAAGTTGCTGTGAAACCCTCCATTAAACACATATTCAAAAGTTTTCCTTAAGGGATATTGCAAGCCAGCTGTGTATTGATGCATTCGGGAAAACAGATGCAGACTACCATACATTTTAGATTAAACACCATGTCATTGTTGTCATAATAGCGTCAGCTATCCGTAAGCGTACCGTATTGGTCAGTTCAAtgaataatattaaaaatgatgCCAAATTCGTTTTCCATTTACACGATTATGTgctcatttattatttaaataaataaactggaACACTAGGAGATTTTTATAACATGTATGTTTCTTTGTCGTTCTAATTTAGTTCTTTTGTCTTTTCTGTCTAAGGCATCCCTCGGCAATTAATAGGTTATAAATAATTACTTAAAACAGTCTAATTTTCATAAGAAGTTTCCTAGGCGTCCACTCTGCTattaacttaaaataaaattcatGGCCGTAACATGAAAGAAATATAGAAAATTGGAACCTTAGCCTTACTCTCCTACCGGCAGTGAGAATAACGAAAGTAATTCAATAGGCAATCCTCATGCTCTGATAATTACGGACCTGCCGGTTGATGCTACGATAGTCTTCAATATCAGATCACTGGAAAACAATGGGAGGCAAGACAAACAGCTACTACCGAGGCCTGCCCTCAGCCCCGATCTAACACATCCAACGTTATAGACAGGAACCGCCTTTATCACACGAGGGCTACCTTGTCAAAAATCAACTCCATTATAAATGCAGTTGGCTGTAAATGCAGTTTGTTAGAATTCATGTAATGGCCAAGTTCTAATACCAATTTGCAATGCAGACCTGTGGCTATTACTTTTGTATTTCGTCCTTTCGTGGCTCTTTGTTCTTCAGTAATTTTGATTGGTCAGATTGTctgaatgtacattttttttttttacttccagTCCACTATTCGTTAGCTTAAAAACAAATTACATGTTTCTGGGCCATTAAAATGTCAATTAAATAATGCGTAAATGGATATTATATATAGTGCAAAATACCGTTGTTTTAATTAGAAATTGGTTTCTGGTTGACTTTGTCCTTGAATACAATACATTGAAATGGTCAAGGACATAGTTCTGAAAGCTTGACACTGTAAAGGGTTAAATCAGAACCAGTCTGGCCTACGTCTGAGAATAGGCCTATTAACAATTCAGCCAAAAAATTTGGCCAGAAATGCTACACCAATCTTCTCCCAAAATCCGAGTCCGACATAACATGACAAAGCGTAGCATTTTACAATTTAAATGACTATATGCTACgggcgaaatattttgtgtttgtaCACCTCACTAGCGTCgtagaatttttttaaataacatacAAGTCTTTATGTAGCATTATCCGCAACACACAGCTTAATGTCGAAACTAACAGCTGAACGGTCTTCGTAATTTGCCTTATACATGAATGCAAAGCTTTGTAGACCTCGTTCCTGGGTATAAAGGTGTGTGTTCGCCTGATACACACCACAAAAGTGTGGAAATATCCAGCGCGTTGGTTTTTTTCTGTGATTCCGCAAAGAGTACGTTGTTGTATCAAAAGTGGGTTGTATCTTATATACTTCAACCTATACCAGCTTCTACGACCTTCCTAAATCTTGAGATAGCCGGTTTATTCAACAAACCTTGTCCTATTTATAGATACGAAATAACCCCTCCCCCATAAAGGCACTGCCAGCAATAAAATCCGTAACCTTAGCGATGTGCAAACCAGCCACATGAGCAATAAGATCTGAATAATTCATCATCTCCGCACTTCTTGGTTATACCATCCTTGCGTGTATGTGGTTATTAAGTTCAAACTTAGAGTGTTGCTGGCGGTAGTGAGTCGCGCTAACTGGAGGTACCCTATACGCAGGGTATCTGGTGTTGCTTTGCCACCTGCGGTATTTTTCGTAACTTCACTTACAAAAATAGTGTTTTTCGAACTTCCGAACTTTTTATCCCTTCAGACAAAACAACGTGCCAAATGACCGGAATCCTACACCTCCACCGGCATGGACACCGGCTTGGCATAGGAAATAAGATATTTTTCCAAGGAATACCAAGGGATTTACACCTTTAAATCACTCTATCTTGGACAAGTCAAAGCTAAGCACTTTAATGAACTCTAAAGAGTTAGGTAACGCAACATCGGCAGTTTAAATTATGCCTAATGCCCTACAGACCTGTTGTTTCCGTAATGCGAAGCACAGGGGATACTTTTAGAACAATTAGGACTTCTTCGTGACTAGCTCGTTGGTAGTCCTCTTTCACATAATTTGTAGCAGATTCACTTTTAACAcgaaaattaaacaaatgaatacaATCAATCCAATTAACTCGTGAACTAATGAAAATTCTGTTAAAATCCAAGCGACGATACCATACTTTCTCATATTGGCCCTAAAAGATAAGCTATGTACACGTTAAACTGTCAAAACAAAGTTATGGTAGTCAATAATTAACGGATGGGCTGTTGATCCTCTTATGTGAAAACGTTTTAAACGTCATTTGTAACGCAAATTGTTGGTAATTGGTTACTGAAAATAATTCGTTTACTAGCCTTTAGGCTGGATTTAGGTTCTATCCATAAAGTTATATACGGTGTTGTATACGTACATTTAAGAACATTCCAGTAGCCTATTAGGCCGATCTGTTAtcattaatttcattttaactgGTAATTCTATCTCGGTTAAAAtactaaagttttttttttttttaatgtacatgatatgtttttaaaaagtgaatAATTATTCTGGCAAGGAGTCCTGTGAATATTTACTTTGTGTATTCCGGCTACCAGCAGGTGAAATACGCCTTCTGGTAAGAACATGGGCAAATTTTAGTTTACCTTCTCTACTGTGAGTTATAAACCCGCTAAAAGTCTACCgggaataattttattttatttttttcctaaaaTCCTTCTCACAAACCTTCCCTGTATTTAAAGTATGCATAGGAAATTAATCAGATGGCGATGctacttttaaaaatgtgaatcaCCTAAATACTacactgtttgtttgtttttctaatGAATTGGTGGAATATTTCACCAAATTTAGTACATTTCCAAAGTTAGCCTTTCAGTTTTTCATCGAAGCACGTCTGGTCCCGAAGATCTTATTGAAGCTAATCAGTATAGACAGTATATATTGATCACTTGATTTGATAAGGCAATCTATTGTAAAGTGTTTTAAATACTTTGCCTATCTTTCTAGAAATATGGAGCAGGTCGCTATCCGTTTCCTCTATACGTTTCATTGTGATATCTTATTGTTCAATATAAGATCGGCGTgactaaaggaaaaaaaacgcaGACTTCGTAGGGAAATATACCGTGGGATGATTAAAACAATATGGAAGCTTAATGGATCGGCGTGAACGCGCAGGATCCGACTCCTCTCAGCCCTTCCCGGGCCGTGCACGGATCTTTCCAAACGTCACAATCACTCAGCGCTCCGGGTGTAGAGGTTTCGCAACAAAGGGCTACGCGCTGAAGAGGATTTGTGAATGAACGCCGTAGCTTTTGCCAGTTCACAGATCATAGAGTTTGGAGATCACTACAGATGTGCCCCGCTGAACAGTAGTAGTGTGGGCTTTTTTTTGTTGATGCCGGAAATAGAGCAGCTCCCAGTCTTTGCCCCCCGCAAAAGGTGGACTGTAGTGGAGTCCAGAAACCAGGATGGTTTTGTGCGGTGTCTAGATTAATAAATGACGCCCATTGAAATGTAATTTGCGACGCAAGGACCTGTAGCGGTCTTTTccattcagttcagttcaatcaGTTGCGGCTTTGTGCGATAGGCTTGGTGCTCGTTTCGGCTGTGGGTTTGGCAACATCATTGAAATTAACACCCATGTATAAGGTAACGAGAAAAAAAGTTAAAGTAGGTTCATCTTTTTGGTCAAATATCGCCGAAGGACAAACACAGCCGGGTGTACCAGTCATGTTAATGCGTTTATttcatacatatttatttcgTGTTTTTCCGTAGTTCCCTGAAGCTAGTCTGCTACCTTTAAATTACAATGAAACTCTGCAAATCATGCCAAATTAAAACAACTGGCTAGATTGGAAGATGCCCCAAGGCAACGTCGTACAATGGCGCAATTGTCTTTATAAATGTATACACTGTAACAAAAGTAGACGCACTCGGCTGTTAGTTTAAGCAACCACGTGCCATATCTTTAACTTAAGATTTTGGTCTAAGCCCGTGGATCTTCTTTTCCGGGCTGGAAAAATGTTGGGCGTGGAAGTTTATGGAGCTAAGTGTAGGCGGAGTGTAATTCATAGGTTTTAATTACTGTTTAATCCTCCTGATCGTCCTGGCGTAAATAAACCCCGACAGAATGGGCAGGTTCTCAGAGACTACCACCACAGAAAGTCTAATCGGGCATTTTTGCAACCCTGTTTTGCACGCTGTTGTATAGGAAAGCAATTAAGACTCTTAAGATAAAACTTAATTGATTGCTGTCCCTTTCTTCCGTCACGAGGGTTCGCGAAACCCCGTTATTGACAGTAAAATCTTGGTCATTTATCTTCGAACGCACTCATTTTTAGTCCCCGTGGGCTACAATCAGATAAGAAACAATTTGTAGATATTTAAACAAAACGATATGACATTATTAGTTTCTTATTTTTAGCTCAGACATCTCTTTGGATTTCTGGTAGGTTAACGAGGTTGAGCGAAGTCATCTACAGCGTATTGTGGGTGGCAACCGttaatatatttcattaaagCAAGGGAGCTTCTGTAAAGTTTAATTTTGTAGCCTAAGCTTTATTACAGCTAGTACTGTTGTTTCGACGAGTAATCGCGCAGTCTGAAAGGCTTTACAATTAGAAAGACACAATTCATGTTAATACGGTAATAAAAGGGCAAATAATGTGTGAAGATATAGAAGTTGAAAAGTTCTGTCTTTCTTAAGAGAAGTCAATCACCGCCTGGTCCCCCATCCCTGAAAAGGTATTTTGGTTTTTGTAAGGCCTCCGGTTAACTTAGTCATTTAACAGATGCTACTATTGAAAAAGATAAGCATAAaattataaatgtgtaataacTTAAAACTACCCATTTCCTGTCGGGCTATAGCTCCCTGCGAATTCGAAAATGTAAGATCAGTTCAAAATGCCAAATGTCAcgcttttcattaaaatgggTGTATTAGCACAGCTGATTCAAATTCCAGTCATCTCCGACCATGAAATATTACGTTTAGTTTGTGTCTCGGCCACGACGCGTTTAATTACGTTTCATTTGAAGCCCGCATTAAACGCATTTTTCTTTAATTGATGTGCGCGTGCGTAGCTGTCAATCACTTGTCACATAAATGATAACCTGCTTGTACTGCTAATTGTCCTCTAGAACAGTGGGTTCCGTCTGGGCATTCGTCTTTCTATTACTGTTTCTCTTGAAAGACCATTTTTAATAGAAATGGGAATAGCTTTAGTTTTTTCCGTAATATGGAGaatcaaatgtattattattattattactactgctactactactagGTTGATTTTTTACCAGTTTCTCGGTTGTTAGAGAACTTTGGATTCGCGCCATTTTTGATGTTGGTTGACGGATGACCCTGCATTATCTTATATCAAAGGTTAGTCAGAACAAGCGATTTTGAACGTATAAATGACGTTTTCGTTTGATAAAATGTTTGAAGCCCAAAGGAAACAGGGCAGCTATTATAGAATGTTGCTGTAGTTGTGACAAATTAACTTCAAATCTCATAGAACCAAAGACCACAATTCAAGTCAAATTGGTCAAAAATACTCATATAGGGGGAAAAACTTGAGGATTGATTCGGGAAAGACAATGGACCATGTCAATAGTTAGGGGTTCCATTTTTAAAGATATATACACCATTACTGCTAATGAATCAGCCATGTAACGTCACATGTGCTGCTGACGAATAGCAGGTCCAGCCCACAGCCTGTGATGTTCTGCTGGATGGAAATGAAGCTGTCAGTATATTGGCAGGTGCTACTT
The Paramormyrops kingsleyae isolate MSU_618 chromosome 4, PKINGS_0.4, whole genome shotgun sequence genome window above contains:
- the LOC111858555 gene encoding homeobox protein engrailed-2b-like encodes the protein MEENDHSNREAERQESGDESNRAIIPLLQAPGNLQLPHRITNFFIDNILRPDFGRRKEGALDESNVSRREDNSPSAPGTGQVGGTIAGEGTSNSPPVGGAKKADIAVDQNAKPRVGSGDQCLSSDSDSSQASSTTPSSQPMLWPAWVYCTRYSDRPSSGPRSRKPKKKGTSKEDKRPRTAFTAEQLQRLKAEFQTNRYLTEQRRQSLAQELNLNESQIKIWFQNKRAKIKKATGGKNSLALHLMAQGLYNHSTTSKGDKSDSD